Sequence from the Deinococcus aerophilus genome:
CCGTGTGCTCTACCCGCTCGATGATGTTGCGCGCCACCGTGGGAATGCTGACGCCGTAGGCCGCCACGATGTACAGGTCGGCGGTGTACTGGCCTCCGTCCTTGTCCTTGCCGATGACCACGCCGTCACTGACGTTGGCGCGGCCAAGCACGCGGCTCAGGCCTTCTTTCAGGTTGGCGGGAGCCATGCCCACCACTCCCGGAATTTCGTGGGCAGTCAGCCCAATCAGTGAGGCGAGCGCCGCCTCCGTAATTTGTATGGAACCAGTCACAGTACCGCCGAGTATAGGGGAGAAGGCGAACCGAACAGAAAACAGGATGGTGAGCGGGAAAGGCTGGAACGTGCGAAGTCGGGAAGCCCGGCACCGTCTGCCGTCACGGTTCGGGTTCTGTCTGCAGGCCGGTGCGTGCTTTACTTCCGCCATGCAACTTGTGGATTCACTGGAGCGCGCCGACCTCTCGCTGACGTTCATGGGACCGGACGCGGCCCATCCCGAACGGCTGACCCGTGGCCTGAAAGCAGGTGAGGTGCGGCTGCTGTCCCGCGGCGCAGACGGCGACGGAGCGCTGGCCCTGACCCCCGCAGACGCTCAGGAGGCCCGGGAGGTGGGGGCGGCGCTGGCGAAGCTCGCCCGTGAGCTGAAGGCCACCTCGGTGCAGGTCACCGCCACCGACCACGCCGCCGCCCTCGCGGCCGCGATCCTGGCGGCGGCGTGGCAGGACCGGCGCTACAAGGGCAGCGGTGAGGAGAACGCGGCGCAGCTGCAGGTCGGGGGGCTGGACGCCGCCGCCTCGGCGCACGTCCGGGGAGTCTCGGCGGGCGTGACCTTCGCGCGCGAACTGGTGAGTGCGCCCGCCAACCACCTCAACCCGGCGACCCTGGCGAAGGAAGCCCAGACCCTCGGGGCCCACGGCCTGAGCGTGGAGGTCTGGGACGGCGGGGCCATCGAGGCGCGCGGCATGGGGCTGCTCGCTGCGGTGGCGGCGGGCAGCGCCACGGGGCCGCGCCTGATCCGCCTGACGCTGTCCGCCCGCGGCGAGGTTCAGCGGGTCATTGCTCTGGTGGGCAAGGGCATCACCTTCGATACCGGCGGCTACAGCCTCAAGAATCCGCAGGGCATGTACGGCATGAAGAACGACATGGGCGGGGCAGGCGCGGTGCTGGGCGCCATGCGCGCCCTGGCCGAGTTGAAGGCGGACGTGCCCGAGGGCACCGAGGTCCGCGCCTACGTGGCCGCCGCCGAGAACATGGTCGGCCCCCACGCCATGCGCCCCGGCGACGTGTACCGCGCCGCCAACGGCAAGACGGTGGAGGTCACGAACACCGACGCCGAGGGCCGCCTGGTGCTTGCCGACGCCCTGGCCGTGGCCTGCGACGAGGGCGCGACCGAACTGGTGGATCTGGCCACCCTGACCGGCGTGAAGGTGGCGGCGCTGGGCAACGACGTGGCCGCCCTGTTCAGCTCGGACGCGGCCCTCGCCGCCCGGTTGAAGGCGGGAGCACAGGCGGCCGGAGAACTGCTGTGGGAACTGCCGCTGCACCAGCCCTACCTCAAGGCCTTCCAGAAAAACACCGTCGCTGACCTGAAGAACAGCGACATGCAGCCTGCGGGCGGCAGCATCAAGGCGGCGCTGTTCCTGCAGCAGTTCGTGACCCGTCCGTGGGCCCATCTGGACATCGCCGGCAACGCGGCGAAGGAGGACGTGGCGACCGGCTGGGGCGTGGGCACGCTGGTGGAATACGTGCTGGCACGGTAGACGGGCAAACCCCGTCGGGTGGCCTGCTGCCGGACGGGGTTCAGGTCATGGAGGCGGCCATGTAGGCTGACCGCCTACCCTACATGGCCGGGTCGAGTTTGCCGCGCAGCAGCAGCTGCATGCGCTGCCCGAGCCGCTTGTAGGCCGGGGGGGCGTAGCGCTTGCGGAAATCGCGGGTGGCCTCCTCGCTGCCCACGTCGTGGCCGTACTTCTCGGTCAGGAAATAGCGGTGGTCCATGATCCACAGGTACAGGTCGGCCTCGGTGCGGCCTGGAAAACGGAACATGACGTGATGCAGTTCCAGATTCTCCACGATGCGCAGGTACAGCCGCCGGTACCAGCTTTCCACCGCTTCCTCCCAGGTCACCGGGGGCAGGCCGGCGCGTTCGGGCTTGCGGTCCAGAAAGTACTGCCGGGTGCGGATGTGCTCCAGCAGCTTGTCGTAGCGCCCCGGCGTGGTGAACAGGATCTCGCGGTGGCCCGGCAGCAGTTCATCTAAGCGCGTGGCCCGCAGAAACTGGGCGTACTCGCCCTTGATGATCAGGTCCACCAGCGTGTCGTGCTCGTCGGGCGGCACGGTCACGTTCAGCTCGATCACCGAGGCGTCAATGTAGGCCTGACCCTGGCGCCGGGCCACCGAGACACGGTGGTTGCCGTCCTTGACGAAGTACAGCTCGCCCACCTTGTATACCTGAATGGGCGGCAGCTCCTTGCCCTGCAGCTGAGCGCTGCGGACCCCCACCCAGCGCTCGTCCAGGTGCTTTTCCTTGGGCAGGTAATGGCGGTCAAATTCGCGGTAGCGGTCCACCGAGCCGATGATGTGGTCGACCGGAATGGCCTGCACGCCCAGGCTGTGTTCGCCCAGCGGGGCCAGATGC
This genomic interval carries:
- a CDS encoding Asp23/Gls24 family envelope stress response protein — encoded protein: MTGSIQITEAALASLIGLTAHEIPGVVGMAPANLKEGLSRVLGRANVSDGVVIGKDKDGGQYTADLYIVAAYGVSIPTVARNIIERVEHTVRNQAGIELAATRVHAVGVQRV
- a CDS encoding M17 family metallopeptidase → MQLVDSLERADLSLTFMGPDAAHPERLTRGLKAGEVRLLSRGADGDGALALTPADAQEAREVGAALAKLARELKATSVQVTATDHAAALAAAILAAAWQDRRYKGSGEENAAQLQVGGLDAAASAHVRGVSAGVTFARELVSAPANHLNPATLAKEAQTLGAHGLSVEVWDGGAIEARGMGLLAAVAAGSATGPRLIRLTLSARGEVQRVIALVGKGITFDTGGYSLKNPQGMYGMKNDMGGAGAVLGAMRALAELKADVPEGTEVRAYVAAAENMVGPHAMRPGDVYRAANGKTVEVTNTDAEGRLVLADALAVACDEGATELVDLATLTGVKVAALGNDVAALFSSDAALAARLKAGAQAAGELLWELPLHQPYLKAFQKNTVADLKNSDMQPAGGSIKAALFLQQFVTRPWAHLDIAGNAAKEDVATGWGVGTLVEYVLAR
- a CDS encoding DUF4032 domain-containing protein produces the protein MSPTENSSQQAFATARHDVERARMMSDVRDLLAIVRRQPNQLLPFDWVKHLAPLGEHSLGVQAIPVDHIIGSVDRYREFDRHYLPKEKHLDERWVGVRSAQLQGKELPPIQVYKVGELYFVKDGNHRVSVARRQGQAYIDASVIELNVTVPPDEHDTLVDLIIKGEYAQFLRATRLDELLPGHREILFTTPGRYDKLLEHIRTRQYFLDRKPERAGLPPVTWEEAVESWYRRLYLRIVENLELHHVMFRFPGRTEADLYLWIMDHRYFLTEKYGHDVGSEEATRDFRKRYAPPAYKRLGQRMQLLLRGKLDPAM